From the genome of Denticeps clupeoides chromosome 4, fDenClu1.1, whole genome shotgun sequence, one region includes:
- the ppa2 gene encoding inorganic pyrophosphatase 2, mitochondrial — MRALLRSSVELLSRRASPHRRNMARYRTEERGRPNATDYRIYFKSLQGKYISPFHDIPLYASEEQDNDVPSKKPKKSETETLFNMVVEVPRWSNAKMEIATKEALNPIKQDVKKGKLRYVANVFPHKGYIWNYGALPQTWEDPSHTDSDTKCCGDNDPIDVCDIGSQVCSSGQVIRVKVLGALALIDEGETDWKIIAINADDPEAQKLNSIDDVRKLKPGHLEATVDWFKRYKVPDGKPENDFAFNGQFKDKDFAVQVITTTHEHWRALVRKEAKQGEIICQNTSVCESPFKCSEEQATSIVRLAPDCGEALLVPADVDKWHFLPK; from the exons ATGCGTGCGCTCCTGCGCTCTTCCGTCGAGCTCTTGTCGAGACGCGCCAGTCCTCACCGCAGAAACATGGCCCGTTATCGAACGGAAGAGCGGGGACGGCCGAACGCGACCGATTACAGGATTTACTTTA aaAGCTTGCAGGGAAAATACATCTCACCCTTCCACGATATTCCACTTTATGCATCTGAGGAGCAG GATAATGACGTGCCATCAAAAAAACCAAAGAAGAGCGAAACTGAG ACCTTGTTCAACATGGTTGTAGAGGTTCCTCGATGGTCCAATGCAAAAATGGAG ATAGCAACAAAGGAAGCTCTTAACCCAATCAAACAAGACGTGAAAAAAGGCAAGCTGAGATATGTGGCCAACGTGTTTCCCCATAAAGGCTACATATGGAACTATGGGGCTCTTCCACAG ACATGGGAAGATCCCAGCCACACAGACTCGGATACCAAGTGCTGTGGTGACAATGACCCGATAGACGTGTGTGACATTGGCTCCCAG GTTTGCTCGTCTGGCCAAGTGATCAGAGTGAAGGTGTTGGGAGCTTTGGCCTTGATTGATGAAGGAGAGACGGACTGGAAGATCATTGCCATCAATGCTGACGATCCAGAAGCCCAAAAACTTAACA GTATAGACGATGTCCGCAAGTTGAAGCCTGGTCATTTAGAAGCCACCGTGGATTGGTTTAAAAGATACAAAGTGCCAGATGGAAAACCAGAGAATGATTTTGCATTTAATGGACAGTTCAAGGACAAG GACTTTGCTGTGCAGGTCATTACAACCACACACGAGCACTGGAGGGCTCTGGTGCGCAAGGAGGCCAAACAGGGAGAGATCATCTG cCAAAACACCTCTGTCTGCGAAAGCCCCTTTAAGTGCAGTGAGGAGCAGGCCACGTCCATTGTCAGATTG GCCCCGGACTGTGGCGAGGCCTTGCTCGTACCTGCTGATG TGGATAAGTGGCATTTTCTTCCAAAGTGA